The SAR324 cluster bacterium sequence AGCAAGAACCCGAAAACTTACGTCCTGACCTTGTTGAATCACAGAAAATTCCTCTTCTGAAATCCCACTCTCAATTTCCACAGCCTGCATATCCATCAAATGCACCAGAACTTTTCCCGCGGCGACGATCTCATCCTGTGTGACATACAGGTGATTGACAAGGGCTGAAAACGGACTTTGGACGGAGGTGTCCAGAATTGCTTTTTCCCGCAGTTGAATTTCATTCTTTGTCAGCACCACACTCTGTTTTGCCGAATCGAGCCGGATTTGAGCTTTTTTCCATTGCAGTTCCAACTGATCCAATCGCGCTTTGCTGATGGTTCCGTTCTCATAAAGTTGTTTTTCGTCACGGTATTGTTTTTCCGCGTCCTTGAATTGCACATCCGCGTCTTTCAAGGTCAATTGATTGATTTCCAGTTGGGATTTTGCGATATCCAGTTGAAGTCGCTGAGTCTGATTTTCCAGAGTCATGAGCAATTGTCCCTGTTTGACCATCTGGTTTTCTACGATAGCTATCTTTTCAATCACTCCTGCTGTTTTGGCCTGAAACTGAATTTCACGAACAGGTTTGATGGTGCCGACCAACTCCAGTGTTTTGGTTTTTGGAACAGATTCTACGACAAAAATTTCAGATTCAATGCTGAATCCAGGAATTGCAAAACCCAAAATAAAACAACAAAGCATCACAGCTTTTGATCCGTAGTTCATAATCAACCTATTGAGGGATATGTATTAAAATCATTATGGTGTGAACTGATATTTCAGCGATTGTCCTGTGATGAGTCCCAGTTTCCGGGCTTGTCCCGCGCCAATTTCCAGAACCATATTGGCCATGCGTGAGGGTTTATAAACAGGAAGGTCTTGAGCGGAAACAGGTGACGGAACATCGGATTCAATGTGAACAATTTTATGGTTATCCAGCCAGATGATATCAATCGGAAACCTCATGTTTTTCATCCAGAATCCGTGTAATTCTTTCTCTTCAAAAATGAACAGCATCCCTTTGCCCTCAGAAAGGCCCTGACGGAAGCCAAGACCGAGGTGTCTTTTTTCTTCAGTGTCCGCAAGTTCAACATCCAACCTAACGCCTGAAGGCGTTGCGATCTGTGCATGGGCGTATTGAATTGAATTCGGGGATTCCGCATAAGACAACTCCGGTGAGTGTGCCAGCGTCAACAGCAGAATAACCAGGCATAACCAATGTTTCATGCGGAGGCTTCTTCCGCCAGACGGGCCTGTTTTTTTAGATGTTTTTTAACCATTTTCTGCTTGAGAAGAGGCAAATGATCAATAAAGAGGATTCCATCCAGATGATCCATTTCATGTTGTAAACATACAGCTTTCAACTCGTCTGCGTCCATGGTCTGTGGCTTCCCCTCAAGATCCTGATAGGCCACCTTGATTTGACGGAATCGTTGCACTTCAGCACGATACTCCACCACACTCAGGCAACCTTCTTCATAGGTAATGTCTCCTGATTTTTCCTCGATCACAGGATTGATCAGCACATAGGGTTCCCGGGTGCTGGTGTCTTCGTTCCCGCTGTTGATGTCAATCACAATAATCCGTTGCAGGATTCCCACCTGATTTGCCGCAAGCCCTATGCCCTCGGATTCATACATGGTTTCCAGCATGGATTCCGCAAGTTCCCTGAGGGATGTATCAAAGGTGGTGACGGGTTCTGCCACCTGTTTTAACACTTTGTCCGGAAATGTATAAATTTTCATGACTGCCATAATGGTTCCTTACGATAAATTTGAAATGCTGGATGGGATAATTTTAAACCGGAATCATTGTAACTTACATTTTTTTAAAAAATCAACAAAGAATTCCTCCCATGATTTATCCGCGAAGACAGCCATTTCCATAATCCACAGTTTGTCATGCAATGTCTGATACGCCCTCAATTTGACAGCGTCCTTTTCTGTTGTGATCCAATAGTCAGGATGAATCCTGTGATAGTCAGCCTGCAATCGGGCGAGGTCCTCGAACGTATAATGATGGTGGTCAGGAAAAATGTCATGCTGGACCACTTTGCAGTTCCACAATTCCAAACTTCTGGAAACGCCCTGTGGTTGGGCAACCCCGCTCAGAACCATGATTTTTTTCCCGTTCAGTTTGTCCATGGAAAGGGTCTCTCCACTCAATTTGTGGAGGTTTTTTATGCGATATTCAAATTTGAACACAGGGCAGGTGATCCCATGTTTTTTGGTCAATACATGTAAAAGTCTGTCAGCGAATCCCAGATTGCTTTTAGTCACAATGATCGCGTCCGCACGTTTCCAGTGATCCACAGGTTCTCTCAGGGGCCCCATGGGAATCACCCATTCATTATCCAGTCCACGTTCAGCGTCAATCAACAATAAATTGAGGGTTCGTTTCAAGCGCAGGTGTTGATAGCCATCATCCAGAATCAGCAAATCAGGATGATCCCGATTCACCGCGATTTGTGAGAGTTCAACCCGGTTTTTTCCGGCATAAACCGCAACTTCAGGATGGCGTGTTGCCAGCAGAAACGGTTCGTCTCCAATCATTCCCGGACTGGAGGGCAAACCTTCATCCCAGCGGAGTCTCTCATATTCTGAAGTGGATTCCCGTTTGTACCCTCGACTCAACACAACAGGTTTGATTTTTGAGTGGGTCAGAGTTTCCAGCAAATAATCAACAACCGGCGTTTTTCCGGCGCCTCCCACACTGAGATTACCCACCGAGATCACCGGAACTTCAGGTTGCCAGGAGGTCAACAGGTTCTTTTGATATAAAAAAACTCTAAGTCGTACCAGCGCTTCATACAGAAGGGCCAGAGGCAGAAGCAGAAACCGCCATTTTGAGGAAAAAGGCATAATAATCAGGAAATCAAGCGGTATGATATTTCATTTTCAGGAGGAAGACCTGTTCAAAAGCACAGTCTTATTTTTTCTGTGGTTTGGACGGTATCGTTTTGTTACCGGAACCCGCTTTAGTGGTTGGTTTGAGTCGTGTTTTCTTTTTCACTGTTGGTTTGGTGGCCGTCGCGGACTTGACAGCAGCCTCTTTCACGGGACGCAGGGATGCCTCAGACGTGATGTCGCTTACCAGAAAATTTTCCTGGGACTTGTTTGCCGGAAGTCGTTGCAGAACCGGCGCATCAACAGGCACTGATATTCCACGTTTTTTACGTTCTTCCAGAGCCAGCATGGTGACCTTGTAAATATCTTCATCGGAATAAACCCCGTTCACACCTGATATGGCGGCCAGTTTCATTCCATGTTTGAGCCCCAGGCGATAAATCTCGCGGACTTTTTCCCAT is a genomic window containing:
- the lpxK gene encoding tetraacyldisaccharide 4'-kinase → MPFSSKWRFLLLPLALLYEALVRLRVFLYQKNLLTSWQPEVPVISVGNLSVGGAGKTPVVDYLLETLTHSKIKPVVLSRGYKRESTSEYERLRWDEGLPSSPGMIGDEPFLLATRHPEVAVYAGKNRVELSQIAVNRDHPDLLILDDGYQHLRLKRTLNLLLIDAERGLDNEWVIPMGPLREPVDHWKRADAIIVTKSNLGFADRLLHVLTKKHGITCPVFKFEYRIKNLHKLSGETLSMDKLNGKKIMVLSGVAQPQGVSRSLELWNCKVVQHDIFPDHHHYTFEDLARLQADYHRIHPDYWITTEKDAVKLRAYQTLHDKLWIMEMAVFADKSWEEFFVDFLKKCKLQ
- a CDS encoding efflux RND transporter periplasmic adaptor subunit, which translates into the protein MNYGSKAVMLCCFILGFAIPGFSIESEIFVVESVPKTKTLELVGTIKPVREIQFQAKTAGVIEKIAIVENQMVKQGQLLMTLENQTQRLQLDIAKSQLEINQLTLKDADVQFKDAEKQYRDEKQLYENGTISKARLDQLELQWKKAQIRLDSAKQSVVLTKNEIQLREKAILDTSVQSPFSALVNHLYVTQDEIVAAGKVLVHLMDMQAVEIESGISEEEFSVIQQGQDVSFRVLAFPGMEFPGKIIRVGWELNTQTRRFPVFIGADNPESKLRSGMTAQISLNYHLKGLVRIPVNSVLYDQQMPYVRLYKNTEIVKQPVTIDDVRPDGVYVKYGLQAGDKIIITR
- a CDS encoding DUF192 domain-containing protein — encoded protein: MKHWLCLVILLLTLAHSPELSYAESPNSIQYAHAQIATPSGVRLDVELADTEEKRHLGLGFRQGLSEGKGMLFIFEEKELHGFWMKNMRFPIDIIWLDNHKIVHIESDVPSPVSAQDLPVYKPSRMANMVLEIGAGQARKLGLITGQSLKYQFTP
- a CDS encoding peptide deformylase, with translation MAVMKIYTFPDKVLKQVAEPVTTFDTSLRELAESMLETMYESEGIGLAANQVGILQRIIVIDINSGNEDTSTREPYVLINPVIEEKSGDITYEEGCLSVVEYRAEVQRFRQIKVAYQDLEGKPQTMDADELKAVCLQHEMDHLDGILFIDHLPLLKQKMVKKHLKKQARLAEEASA